From Scleropages formosus chromosome 9, fSclFor1.1, whole genome shotgun sequence, one genomic window encodes:
- the atg4c gene encoding cysteine protease ATG4C isoform X1, which yields MDNKEADEGDKLKSRLMSAWHNVRYSWVLKSKTHFSRNSPVFLLGKCYHFKSDDTEDPLASCSAVETESNHVSGNVEAFRRDFASRIWLTYREDFPVLQGSSFTSDCGWGCTLRAGQMMLAQALILHFLGRDWTWAEALRLQTLDTETWTSNAARKLVASLESPVPGERNSHPGARLATWPRGKPGGSIVPPGEAHHRRVVSWFGDIPSAQLGVHKLVEHGRSSGKQAGDWYGPAVVAHILRKAVEEATDPELRGITVYVAQDCTVYSGDVIDSHGEQPLSSTTAGHRDRRAVVILIPIRLGGEKTNAEYFDFVKGILSLEYCLGIVGGKPKQAYYFVGFQDDSLIYMDPHYCQSFVDVSISDFPLETFHCPSPKKMPFNKMDPSCTIGFYSQSVKDYEQISEELSKVLRPSAKEKYPAFTFMKGHGRDYDLSAPPAQERKEWPFLGESRRVGATAGDFVLLSMA from the exons ATGGACAATAAGGAGGCAGATGAGGGGGATAAATTAAAGAGCAGATTAATGTCTGCATGGCACAATGTGAGATACA GCTGGGTTCTCAAATCAAAGACTCATTTCAGCCGAAATTCTCCTGTCTTCCTTCTGGGAAAATGCTACCACTTTAAGTCTGACG ACACCGAGGACCCACTAGCAAgctgcagtgctgtggaaaCAGAAAGCAATCATGTTTCCGGAAATGTGGAGGCCTTTCGCAGGGACTTCGCATCCCGTATATGGCTAACGTACCGAGAAGATTTCCCAGTCCTGCAAGGCTCCTCCTTCACCTCAGACTGTGGTTGGGGTTGTACCCTGCGGGCTGGCCAAATGATGTTGGCCCAGGCCCTAATCCTTCACTTCCTGGGCCGAG ACTGGACCTGGGCAGAGGCCTTGAGGCTTCAGACTTTGGACACAGAAACATGGACGAGTAATGCTGCCAGGAAGCTGGTAGCATCTCTGGAGTCCCCAGTCCCAGGAGAAAGGAACAGCCACCCAGGTGCCCGACTTGCCACGTGGCCACGGGGAAAGCCAGGAGGGTCCATTGTTCCTCCTGGGGAAGCGCACCATCGGCGAGTGGTCTCTTGGTTTGGAGACATCCCCTCTGCCCAGCTGGGTGTGCACAAGCTGGTGGAGCATGGGCGATCATCAGGGAAGCAGGCCGGGGACTGGTATGGTCCTGCAGTAGTCGCCCACATCCTGAG AAAAGCTGTTGAGGAGGCAACAGACCCTGAATTGCGAGGCATAACCGTTTACGTTGCTCAAGACTGCACAG TTTACAGCGGTGATGTCATTGATAGCCATGGGGAACAGCCATTGAGCTCCACCACCGCAGGCCACAGAGACCGCCGAGCTGTTGTAATTCTTATCCCCATCAGGCTGGGTGGGGAGAAAACCAATGCTGAGTATTTTGACTTCGTCAAG GGCATTTTAAGTCTCGAATACTGCCTGGGTATCGTAGGGGGGAAGCCCAAACAGGCCTACTACTTTGTCGGATTTCAAG ATGACAGCTTGATTTACATGGACCCTCATTACTGTCAGTCTTTTGTGGATGTCAGCATAAGCGATTTCCCACTAGAG ACTTTCCATTGCCCTTCACCAAAGAAGATGCCTTTTAACAAAATGGATCCAAGCTGCACTATTGGGTTTTACTCTCAAAGTGTGAAGGACTATGAGCAGATTAGTGAAGAACTGTCAAAG GTGTTGCGTCCGTCAGCAAAAGAGAAATACCCTGCTTTCACCTTCATGAAAGGTCACGGCCGAGACTACGACCTTTCTGCTCCTCCAGCCCAGGAGCGCAAAGAGTGGCCCTTTCTGGGGGAGTCCAGAAGAGTTGGAGCTACCGCGGGAGACTTTGTGTTGCT GAGCATGGCCTAG
- the atg4c gene encoding cysteine protease ATG4C isoform X2, with protein sequence MDNKEADEGDKLKSRLMSAWHNVRYSWVLKSKTHFSRNSPVFLLGKCYHFKSDDTEDPLASCSAVETESNHVSGNVEAFRRDFASRIWLTYREDFPVLQGSSFTSDCGWGCTLRAGQMMLAQALILHFLGRDWTWAEALRLQTLDTETWTSNAARKLVASLESPVPGERNSHPGARLATWPRGKPGGSIVPPGEAHHRRVVSWFGDIPSAQLGVHKLVEHGRSSGKQAGDWYGPAVVAHILRKAVEEATDPELRGITVYVAQDCTVYSGDVIDSHGEQPLSSTTAGHRDRRAVVILIPIRLGGEKTNAEYFDFVKGILSLEYCLGIVGGKPKQAYYFVGFQDDSLIYMDPHYCQSFVDVSISDFPLETFHCPSPKKMPFNKMDPSCTIGFYSQSVKDYEQISEELSKVLRPSAKEKYPAFTFMKGHGRDYDLSAPPAQERKEWPFLGESRRVGATAGDFVLL encoded by the exons ATGGACAATAAGGAGGCAGATGAGGGGGATAAATTAAAGAGCAGATTAATGTCTGCATGGCACAATGTGAGATACA GCTGGGTTCTCAAATCAAAGACTCATTTCAGCCGAAATTCTCCTGTCTTCCTTCTGGGAAAATGCTACCACTTTAAGTCTGACG ACACCGAGGACCCACTAGCAAgctgcagtgctgtggaaaCAGAAAGCAATCATGTTTCCGGAAATGTGGAGGCCTTTCGCAGGGACTTCGCATCCCGTATATGGCTAACGTACCGAGAAGATTTCCCAGTCCTGCAAGGCTCCTCCTTCACCTCAGACTGTGGTTGGGGTTGTACCCTGCGGGCTGGCCAAATGATGTTGGCCCAGGCCCTAATCCTTCACTTCCTGGGCCGAG ACTGGACCTGGGCAGAGGCCTTGAGGCTTCAGACTTTGGACACAGAAACATGGACGAGTAATGCTGCCAGGAAGCTGGTAGCATCTCTGGAGTCCCCAGTCCCAGGAGAAAGGAACAGCCACCCAGGTGCCCGACTTGCCACGTGGCCACGGGGAAAGCCAGGAGGGTCCATTGTTCCTCCTGGGGAAGCGCACCATCGGCGAGTGGTCTCTTGGTTTGGAGACATCCCCTCTGCCCAGCTGGGTGTGCACAAGCTGGTGGAGCATGGGCGATCATCAGGGAAGCAGGCCGGGGACTGGTATGGTCCTGCAGTAGTCGCCCACATCCTGAG AAAAGCTGTTGAGGAGGCAACAGACCCTGAATTGCGAGGCATAACCGTTTACGTTGCTCAAGACTGCACAG TTTACAGCGGTGATGTCATTGATAGCCATGGGGAACAGCCATTGAGCTCCACCACCGCAGGCCACAGAGACCGCCGAGCTGTTGTAATTCTTATCCCCATCAGGCTGGGTGGGGAGAAAACCAATGCTGAGTATTTTGACTTCGTCAAG GGCATTTTAAGTCTCGAATACTGCCTGGGTATCGTAGGGGGGAAGCCCAAACAGGCCTACTACTTTGTCGGATTTCAAG ATGACAGCTTGATTTACATGGACCCTCATTACTGTCAGTCTTTTGTGGATGTCAGCATAAGCGATTTCCCACTAGAG ACTTTCCATTGCCCTTCACCAAAGAAGATGCCTTTTAACAAAATGGATCCAAGCTGCACTATTGGGTTTTACTCTCAAAGTGTGAAGGACTATGAGCAGATTAGTGAAGAACTGTCAAAG GTGTTGCGTCCGTCAGCAAAAGAGAAATACCCTGCTTTCACCTTCATGAAAGGTCACGGCCGAGACTACGACCTTTCTGCTCCTCCAGCCCAGGAGCGCAAAGAGTGGCCCTTTCTGGGGGAGTCCAGAAGAGTTGGAGCTACCGCGGGAGACTTTGTGTTGCTGTAa